The proteins below are encoded in one region of Planctopirus limnophila DSM 3776:
- the tsaD gene encoding tRNA (adenosine(37)-N6)-threonylcarbamoyltransferase complex transferase subunit TsaD — MLPSDVVTPDSAASVAAESSESGFLLAIESSCDETAAAVIDRQRRVLSNVVASQFELHTRFGGVVPEMASRAHVQNILPVIDEAIRQAGIRLTDLTAIAVATTPGLVGSLLIGLTAAKTLAWSLGVPLVAIDHLQAHIYACQLALWSQSGQAAGQKGQAESIYPCVGMVVSGGHSNLYACASPVDFELLGATTDDAAGEAFDKVAKVLDLGFPGGPAIEKFAKAGRADAFAFPRTFIHEDRLDFSFSGLKTAVLYAAHGIQGAKVQPPPLDDARRADLAASFQAAVVDVLVAKAVQALKKTRYSSLCVGGGVAANQAFREKLEQVAKKRGFRLHVAPRELCTDNAAMGGLGWELVEKGRLAPLDLDVSPGLIRTAVPRKS, encoded by the coding sequence TTGCTTCCATCTGATGTTGTTACGCCAGATTCTGCAGCGTCAGTGGCTGCAGAATCTTCTGAAAGTGGCTTTCTGCTGGCGATCGAATCTTCCTGTGATGAAACGGCCGCAGCAGTGATTGATCGCCAGCGGCGGGTGCTCTCGAATGTGGTGGCGAGCCAGTTTGAATTGCATACTCGCTTTGGTGGCGTGGTTCCCGAAATGGCGTCGCGGGCTCATGTGCAGAACATTCTGCCGGTGATCGATGAAGCGATCAGGCAGGCGGGGATTCGTCTTACAGATTTGACCGCCATTGCTGTCGCGACAACACCTGGACTGGTCGGTTCGTTACTCATTGGATTGACAGCTGCAAAAACCCTGGCATGGAGCCTGGGAGTGCCGCTGGTCGCGATTGATCACCTGCAGGCACACATTTACGCCTGCCAGTTGGCATTATGGTCGCAATCGGGTCAAGCCGCTGGGCAAAAGGGTCAGGCGGAGTCGATCTATCCCTGTGTGGGAATGGTCGTGAGTGGCGGACACTCGAACCTCTATGCGTGTGCTTCGCCGGTCGATTTTGAGCTCTTAGGGGCTACGACAGATGATGCTGCAGGTGAAGCCTTCGATAAAGTTGCCAAGGTCCTCGATTTAGGGTTTCCAGGTGGCCCGGCGATCGAGAAGTTTGCCAAAGCCGGCCGGGCGGATGCTTTTGCCTTTCCCCGGACTTTCATTCACGAAGATCGACTCGATTTCAGCTTTAGTGGCTTGAAGACTGCCGTGCTATATGCGGCTCATGGAATTCAAGGAGCTAAAGTTCAGCCCCCACCATTGGATGATGCCCGTCGAGCCGATCTGGCAGCGAGTTTTCAGGCGGCTGTCGTCGATGTTCTGGTTGCAAAAGCGGTTCAGGCTTTGAAAAAGACGAGATATTCCTCGCTCTGTGTGGGTGGTGGTGTGGCAGCCAATCAGGCTTTTCGGGAAAAGCTGGAGCAAGTGGCGAAAAAGCGAGGTTTCCGACTTCATGTCGCTCCGCGGGAATTGTGTACCGATAATGCAGCGATGGGAGGCCTGGGTTGGGAACTGGTCGAAAAAGGTCGATTGGCACCACTCGATCTGGATGTTTCCCCAGGGCTGATTCGCACGGCAGTCCCGCGGAAATCGTGA
- a CDS encoding S41 family peptidase → MFSARMQFLPPNAGSLSHTGCASRWLPGGWSREVWLALFCGAVLLAMAPTSLVLADEEKATPPDAREKEYYELMKLFVDSFEQVERNYVKPVDRKQLLESALRGMLADLDPYSSYIDSSGLAEFTQQVEQEFGGIGIQVSLDPKTRQLVVMTPLPGTPAYKAGIRAGDRILSIAGKPTAEFADGKELESAVVLMKGKPGEIVKLSVLHETESTPVELDVERAIIRTPSVLGDKYNEDGSWSFYLDGLDKVAYVRLSQFGRNSADEIKSTLKELDQQGMKGLILDLRYNPGGLLTAATEIADMFLDSGVIVSTRGRNTEEQVFKAKKSGTFRDFPVVVLVNRFSASASEILSAALQDHDRAIIVGERSWGKGSVQNVINVDGGKSALKLTTASYHRPSGKNIHRFPNSKETDEWGVKPTEGYEVKMTPEQMQKYLEYRRQRDVLRKEAGASTFDDPQLAKAVEYLKSKISPAAEAKPEEDKDKAKAETSPAGTAPQGDSASKENSAR, encoded by the coding sequence ATGTTTTCAGCTCGGATGCAGTTTCTACCGCCGAATGCGGGATCACTTTCCCACACGGGCTGTGCCAGTCGGTGGTTACCAGGCGGCTGGTCTCGTGAGGTTTGGCTGGCTTTGTTCTGCGGCGCCGTTTTGCTGGCGATGGCACCGACATCGCTGGTGCTGGCAGACGAAGAAAAGGCCACACCTCCGGATGCTCGGGAGAAAGAATATTACGAGTTGATGAAACTGTTTGTCGATTCGTTTGAACAGGTCGAACGCAACTATGTGAAACCTGTGGATCGCAAGCAACTGCTGGAATCGGCCTTGAGGGGCATGCTGGCTGACCTGGATCCGTATTCGTCTTACATCGATTCATCGGGTCTGGCTGAATTCACTCAGCAGGTGGAGCAGGAGTTTGGCGGGATCGGCATTCAGGTTTCCCTCGATCCCAAAACGCGGCAGCTCGTCGTCATGACACCACTACCCGGGACACCGGCCTATAAAGCTGGAATTCGTGCCGGAGATCGAATTCTTTCGATCGCGGGAAAACCGACAGCCGAGTTCGCCGATGGTAAAGAACTCGAATCAGCCGTCGTGCTGATGAAAGGTAAACCCGGCGAGATCGTGAAGCTGAGTGTGCTTCACGAGACCGAATCGACACCCGTGGAGCTGGACGTCGAACGGGCCATTATTCGTACTCCTTCCGTGCTGGGTGATAAGTACAACGAGGACGGTAGCTGGTCGTTCTACCTCGATGGGCTCGACAAAGTGGCTTATGTCCGGCTCTCTCAGTTCGGCAGGAACAGTGCTGACGAAATCAAATCAACTCTGAAGGAGTTGGATCAGCAGGGGATGAAGGGCTTGATTCTCGATCTGCGATACAACCCGGGCGGGCTGTTGACGGCCGCCACTGAAATTGCCGACATGTTTCTTGATAGTGGTGTGATTGTGAGCACTCGTGGTCGCAATACCGAGGAACAGGTTTTCAAGGCAAAGAAGTCGGGGACGTTTCGCGATTTTCCTGTTGTTGTGCTGGTGAACCGCTTCAGTGCTTCCGCCAGTGAGATTTTAAGTGCCGCACTGCAGGATCATGATCGAGCGATCATTGTGGGTGAGAGATCGTGGGGGAAAGGGAGCGTACAGAATGTCATCAATGTCGATGGTGGCAAGAGCGCACTCAAGCTGACCACAGCCAGCTATCATCGCCCCAGTGGTAAGAACATTCATCGCTTCCCTAATTCGAAGGAAACCGATGAATGGGGTGTCAAACCCACCGAGGGCTATGAAGTGAAAATGACACCTGAGCAGATGCAGAAATATCTGGAATACCGTCGGCAGCGCGATGTCCTGCGGAAAGAAGCCGGAGCTTCGACGTTTGATGATCCTCAGTTGGCAAAGGCTGTGGAGTATCTGAAGTCCAAAATCTCGCCGGCTGCAGAAGCCAAGCCAGAAGAAGACAAAGATAAAGCCAAGGCTGAAACATCCCCGGCTGGGACTGCTCCTCAAGGTGATTCTGCTTCCAAAGAAAATTCTGCCAGGTAG
- a CDS encoding ABC transporter ATP-binding protein, with protein sequence MSDPVVDESCETILLSSAMPPHAQLVATGIDKAYRKGDHQVPVLRGVDISIDRGEFLSIVGQSGSGKSTLLHLMGLLDAPDLGEVLLDGQRIDDLPARTRDQIRNRVFGFVFQFYHLMPELTLVENVVLPLMIRHSIWSYWKNRRSHIDRAKQLIDRVGLSHRLTHKPSELSGGEMQRAAIARALVSQPQILLADEPTGNLDEKTGREIMDLLKRLNTEEQLSIVMVTHDAQLAREATRTVRLTAGRVEALAGAA encoded by the coding sequence ATGTCCGATCCTGTTGTCGACGAATCTTGCGAGACAATCTTGCTCAGTTCAGCCATGCCACCTCATGCACAGCTTGTCGCCACGGGGATCGATAAGGCTTACCGCAAGGGAGATCATCAGGTTCCTGTACTTCGCGGAGTCGATATCTCGATTGATCGCGGAGAGTTTCTATCGATCGTGGGCCAATCGGGCTCAGGGAAAAGCACGCTACTGCATTTGATGGGGTTACTGGATGCCCCTGATCTGGGTGAAGTGCTGCTTGATGGACAGCGGATTGATGATCTGCCAGCCCGCACCCGTGATCAGATTCGTAATCGCGTCTTTGGCTTCGTGTTTCAGTTCTATCATCTGATGCCTGAACTGACGCTGGTGGAGAATGTGGTTCTGCCACTGATGATCCGCCATTCGATCTGGTCGTATTGGAAGAACCGTCGATCGCATATTGACCGGGCCAAACAATTGATCGACCGCGTGGGGTTATCGCATCGATTGACGCATAAGCCTTCGGAGCTTTCCGGTGGTGAAATGCAGCGGGCAGCCATTGCCCGGGCACTCGTTTCGCAACCTCAGATACTGCTTGCCGATGAGCCGACGGGCAACCTGGATGAAAAGACTGGTCGCGAAATTATGGATCTGCTCAAACGGCTCAATACCGAAGAGCAGCTTTCGATTGTGATGGTGACCCACGATGCCCAGTTAGCGCGAGAAGCGACCCGAACTGTGCGGCTGACTGCAGGTCGTGTAGAAGCACTGGCTGGAGCTGCCTGA